In Nocardioides cavernae, a single genomic region encodes these proteins:
- a CDS encoding error-prone DNA polymerase has translation MGWNNPTMPWKELERRLSGLPGADDAPVSRRKRPSTEARSIERPAAVTPYAELHCHSHFSFLDGASSPAELVEEAVRLGLHALAVTDHDGFYGAPMLAEAAAAYDLPTIYGAELSLGLSGPQNGVPDPEGSHLLVLARGVEGYHRLAAAMTDAHLRGDEKGRPVYDLDELAEQGRGHWAVLTGCRKGAVRQALATGGESAAAEALDRLTSLFGLEHVLVELSPRPGADATNASLAGLAAVHGLDVVAAGNVHHATPQQHRLASAMAAVRARRSLAELDGWLDLSGSAHLRSGAETAAALPSYPHAVARSVTLADELAFDLRKASPALPKRQIPEGHTADSWLRVLAERGFAERYAGVSHEREARERLEHELRVIAEKDFAGYFVIVHDIVAFARGRKILCQGRGSAASSAVCYALGITAVDAVFYKLPFERFISAHRDEEPDIDVDFDSDRREEVIQWVYDTYGRRNAAQVANVIAYRPRMAVRDAAKALGFSPGQQDAWSKQIDGWKSVVAGDQGDPDAHDVPAPVVALAEELMGAPRHLGIHSGGMVLTERPIGEVCPIERGRMDRRTVLQWDKDACESMGLVKFDLLGLGMLGALDHMMRLVADHLGEQWDLATMPKEEPAVYDMLCRADSIGVFQVESRAQIGTLPRLRPREFYDLAIEIALIRPGPIQGGAVHPYVRRATGQEPVTYDHPELVPVLERTKGVPLFQEQLMAMAVTLGDCSRDDADLLRRAMGSKRGVERIESVKQKLYAGMQRRGITGDLADSIYVKILSFANFGFAESHALSFALLVYASSWFKLHYPAAFLAGLLRNQPMGFYSPQSLVHDARRHDVDVRRPDVTLSGAQADLEQLHPSGAEAATATGLDACCRPRFERVEWVPGTPDPVPAHRRDGALAVRLGLDSVRGIGLEVARRIVAARDEAPFTGITDLSRRADLTSAQLEALATAGAFDAWGLDRRSALWAAGFAEGSQHLPGITPAPAAPTLPGMSAPELTLADLWATGISPDRHPIEHLRDELRRAGVRSVAELADAESGRRVHVGGLVTHRQRPGTAMGVTFLNLEDETGMLNIVCSIGVMKAHRQAARNRVAVVVRGRLERNEGVTNLVADRVEGIDVVVPGAGAVLQARASSRDFR, from the coding sequence ATGGGCTGGAACAACCCCACCATGCCGTGGAAGGAGCTGGAGCGCCGGCTCAGCGGGCTGCCCGGTGCCGACGACGCCCCGGTGTCGCGTCGCAAGCGCCCCTCGACCGAGGCCCGTTCCATCGAGCGACCCGCGGCGGTCACCCCCTACGCCGAGCTGCACTGCCACAGCCACTTCAGCTTCCTCGACGGCGCCTCCTCGCCCGCCGAGCTCGTCGAGGAGGCCGTCCGGCTGGGCCTGCACGCCCTGGCGGTCACCGACCACGACGGCTTCTACGGCGCCCCCATGCTGGCCGAGGCGGCGGCCGCCTACGACCTGCCCACCATCTACGGCGCCGAGCTGTCGCTCGGACTCAGCGGGCCGCAGAACGGCGTGCCCGACCCCGAGGGCAGCCACCTGCTGGTGCTGGCGCGGGGGGTCGAGGGCTACCACCGGCTGGCCGCGGCGATGACCGACGCCCACCTGCGCGGTGACGAGAAGGGCCGACCCGTCTACGACCTCGACGAGCTGGCCGAGCAGGGGCGCGGCCACTGGGCGGTGCTCACCGGCTGCCGCAAGGGTGCGGTGCGACAGGCGCTCGCGACGGGTGGTGAGTCGGCGGCGGCCGAGGCGCTCGACCGGCTGACGTCGCTCTTCGGCCTCGAGCACGTGCTCGTCGAGCTCTCCCCGCGCCCCGGTGCCGACGCCACCAACGCCTCGCTCGCCGGGCTGGCCGCCGTCCACGGCCTCGACGTCGTCGCCGCCGGCAACGTCCACCACGCCACCCCGCAGCAGCACCGGCTCGCCTCGGCGATGGCAGCCGTACGGGCTCGGCGAAGCCTGGCCGAGCTCGACGGCTGGCTCGACCTGTCGGGCTCGGCCCACCTGCGCAGCGGGGCGGAGACAGCCGCGGCGCTGCCGTCGTACCCCCATGCCGTGGCGCGCAGCGTCACCCTGGCCGACGAGCTTGCCTTCGACCTGCGCAAGGCCTCCCCCGCGCTGCCCAAGCGGCAGATCCCCGAGGGCCACACGGCCGACTCGTGGCTGCGGGTGCTGGCCGAGCGCGGCTTCGCGGAGAGGTACGCCGGCGTCTCCCACGAGCGGGAGGCGCGTGAGCGGCTCGAGCACGAGCTGCGCGTCATCGCCGAGAAGGACTTCGCCGGCTACTTCGTCATCGTCCACGACATCGTGGCCTTCGCCCGAGGGCGGAAGATCCTCTGCCAGGGCCGAGGATCGGCCGCCAGCTCAGCGGTCTGCTACGCCCTCGGCATCACCGCCGTCGACGCGGTCTTCTACAAGCTCCCCTTCGAGCGCTTCATCTCCGCGCACCGCGACGAGGAGCCCGACATCGACGTCGACTTCGACTCCGACCGGCGCGAGGAGGTCATCCAGTGGGTCTACGACACCTACGGTCGCCGCAACGCCGCCCAGGTCGCCAACGTCATCGCCTACCGCCCGCGGATGGCGGTGCGCGACGCCGCCAAGGCGCTCGGCTTCTCCCCCGGCCAGCAGGACGCCTGGTCCAAGCAGATCGACGGCTGGAAGTCCGTGGTCGCCGGCGACCAGGGCGACCCCGACGCGCACGACGTGCCCGCCCCGGTGGTCGCCCTGGCCGAGGAGCTGATGGGTGCGCCGCGCCACCTCGGCATCCACTCCGGCGGGATGGTGCTGACCGAGCGACCGATCGGTGAGGTGTGCCCGATCGAACGGGGCCGGATGGACCGGCGCACCGTGCTGCAGTGGGACAAGGACGCCTGCGAGTCGATGGGGCTGGTCAAGTTCGACCTGCTCGGGCTGGGCATGCTCGGCGCTCTCGACCACATGATGCGGCTCGTCGCCGACCACCTCGGCGAGCAGTGGGACCTCGCGACGATGCCCAAGGAGGAGCCGGCCGTCTACGACATGCTGTGCCGCGCCGACTCCATCGGCGTCTTCCAGGTGGAGAGCCGCGCGCAGATCGGCACGCTGCCCCGGCTGCGCCCCCGCGAGTTCTACGACCTCGCCATCGAGATCGCCCTCATCCGTCCCGGCCCGATCCAGGGCGGCGCGGTGCACCCCTACGTACGGCGCGCGACCGGCCAGGAGCCGGTGACCTACGACCACCCCGAGCTGGTGCCGGTGCTCGAGCGCACCAAGGGTGTGCCGCTGTTCCAGGAGCAGCTGATGGCGATGGCGGTCACCCTCGGTGACTGCAGCCGCGACGACGCCGACCTGCTGCGCCGCGCGATGGGCTCCAAGCGGGGCGTCGAGCGCATCGAGTCGGTCAAGCAGAAGCTCTACGCCGGCATGCAGCGCCGCGGCATCACCGGCGACCTCGCCGACTCGATCTACGTCAAGATCCTGTCCTTCGCCAACTTCGGGTTCGCCGAGTCGCACGCCCTGTCCTTCGCGCTGCTCGTCTACGCGTCCTCGTGGTTCAAGCTGCACTACCCGGCCGCCTTCCTGGCGGGGCTGCTGCGCAACCAGCCGATGGGCTTCTACTCCCCGCAGTCGCTGGTCCACGACGCCCGCCGCCACGACGTCGACGTACGCCGCCCCGACGTCACGCTGTCGGGCGCGCAGGCCGACCTCGAGCAGCTCCACCCGTCCGGTGCCGAGGCGGCCACGGCCACAGGCCTCGACGCGTGCTGCCGGCCCCGCTTCGAGCGGGTCGAGTGGGTGCCGGGCACCCCCGACCCGGTGCCCGCCCACCGTCGCGACGGGGCGCTCGCCGTACGCCTGGGGCTGGACTCGGTGCGCGGCATCGGCCTCGAGGTCGCGCGCCGGATCGTTGCCGCGCGCGACGAAGCCCCGTTCACCGGCATCACCGACCTCTCCCGGCGAGCCGACCTGACGTCCGCGCAGCTCGAGGCACTGGCCACCGCCGGCGCGTTCGACGCCTGGGGGCTCGACCGGCGATCGGCACTGTGGGCGGCCGGCTTCGCCGAGGGCTCCCAGCACCTGCCCGGCATCACCCCCGCGCCTGCCGCGCCGACGCTGCCCGGGATGAGCGCACCGGAGCTCACCCTCGCCGACCTGTGGGCCACCGGCATCTCACCCGACCGCCACCCGATCGAGCACCTGCGCGACGAGCTGCGCCGCGCCGGTGTCCGGTCCGTCGCCGAGCTGGCCGACGCCGAGTCCGGCCGGCGGGTCCACGTCGGCGGGCTCGTCACCCACCGCCAGCGTCCGGGCACCGCGATGGGAGTCACCTTCCTCAACCTCGAGGACGAGACCGGCATGCTCAACATCGTGTGCTCGATCGGGGTGATGAAGGCCCACCGGCAGGCGGCCCGCAACAGGGTGGCCGTGGTCGTGCGCGGACGGCTCGAGCGCAACGAGGGCGTCACCAACCTCGTGGCCGACCGCGTCGAGGGCATCGACGTCGTCGTGCCCGGCGCGGGAGCGGTGCTGCAGGCCCGGGCGTCGTCGCGCGACTTCAGGTGA
- a CDS encoding ABC transporter ATP-binding protein: MNDLRCTDLGVAYGELVAVRPLDLQVLGGQVLAVTGPSGAGKSSLLWALACALRPAAATVTGAVEVDGRELGDRDDAARAGVVLVPQGNGLSVTLSAEESILVPLLGLGVPAREATGRVTEQLARVGLAEFGRHLVDQLSGGQQQRVALARAFALQPRVLLADESTSDLDAGNRELMIAALLEEAARGAAVVLATHDPEAAARTDAVLALDEGTATWVRPLT, translated from the coding sequence ATGAACGACCTCCGGTGCACCGACCTCGGTGTCGCGTACGGCGAGCTCGTCGCCGTACGTCCCCTCGACCTGCAGGTGCTCGGCGGGCAGGTGCTGGCGGTCACCGGCCCGTCGGGTGCCGGCAAGTCGTCGCTGCTGTGGGCGCTGGCGTGTGCCCTGCGCCCGGCGGCCGCCACGGTCACGGGCGCGGTGGAGGTCGACGGCCGGGAGCTCGGCGACCGGGACGACGCTGCCCGGGCTGGGGTCGTGCTGGTTCCGCAGGGCAACGGCCTCAGCGTGACGCTCTCGGCCGAGGAGAGCATCCTCGTCCCGCTGCTCGGGCTCGGCGTGCCCGCCCGCGAAGCGACGGGCCGCGTGACCGAGCAGCTCGCCCGCGTCGGGCTCGCGGAGTTCGGCCGCCACCTCGTCGACCAGCTCTCCGGCGGCCAGCAGCAGCGCGTCGCGCTGGCGCGTGCCTTCGCCCTGCAGCCGCGGGTGCTCCTCGCCGACGAGTCCACCAGCGACCTCGACGCCGGCAACCGCGAGCTGATGATCGCCGCCCTCCTTGAGGAAGCCGCCCGCGGAGCGGCCGTGGTCCTCGCGACCCACGACCCCGAGGCCGCGGCCCGGACCGACGCGGTGCTCGCGCTCGACGAGGGCACGGCGACCTGGGTGCGTCCGCTCACCTGA